The following coding sequences are from one Lycium ferocissimum isolate CSIRO_LF1 chromosome 3, AGI_CSIRO_Lferr_CH_V1, whole genome shotgun sequence window:
- the LOC132048885 gene encoding uncharacterized protein LOC132048885 produces MDIARVQAYAQGSEDRKRQREAISGQNSGQPKRARSEGQNKGYTRESRPQSSASSQFQGFQRGREAFSRQRQNFPYASSSQQQAGSGQEVMPPPQCATCGRRHVGRCRRGVCYTCGDPTHYARECPQGVGHTVLGNSAAASSPSVRAPETGPQASSGRGRGRGRAPDPSTGPHRIFALGGRLDPEARQDTPPGNLR; encoded by the coding sequence ATGGATATAGCTCGTGTTCAAGCTTATGCCCAGGGATCAGAAGATCGAAAGCGTCAGCGAGAGGCTATCTCAGGGCAGAATAGTGGTCAGCCTAAGAGGGCCAGGTCGGAGGGTCAGAATAAAGGCTACACCAGAGAAAGCAGACCCCAGTCTAGCGCATCCTCGCAGTTTCAAGGATTTCAGCGGGGTAGGGAGGCTTTTTCTAGGCAAAGACAAAATTTTCCTTATGCGTCGAGCTCCCAGCAGCAGGCGGGGTCAGGACAGGAGGTGATGCCCCCTCCCCAATGCGCGACTTGTGGGAGACGCCACGTAGGGCGATGTCGGCGTGGCGtatgttatacttgtggtgatccgacgcATTATGCTAGAGAGTGTCCACAAGGAGTGGGCCATACTGTCCTTGGAAACTCGGCAGCAGCATCGTCACCTTCGGTGAGAGCCCCCGAGACAGGACCCCAGGCTTCCTCCGGTCGAGGTAGGGGCAGAGGTAGAGCACCTGATCCCAGTACGGGGCCACATCGTATCTTTGCGCTAGGGGGGAGACTGGATCCAGAGGCTCGACAGGATACACCACCAGGTAATCTACGTTAG